The following is a genomic window from Doryrhamphus excisus isolate RoL2022-K1 chromosome 3, RoL_Dexc_1.0, whole genome shotgun sequence.
ATAACTAAGTATTTTCCCcattctaccccccccccccccccccaataaagtCACCAGTGGCattcaaaatgtacttttagacGCCGTTATTCGTTCTCATACGGTTTGTTCCATCTTAATTCATGTCACACATGGAGTCCTGCTCATAACCTTTTTTTTGGCTAAAATAAAGTTGACAAATACATTACCTATAACCAGCTTTTCGTGTTGCTcctatttttggcttttttttcccacgcTCAGCTGTCGACAAAACGTCCTTTTCCAGGTCGCTTAAATTGTACTTTTTAATTTGTGGCCGACAGGACCAAAATGTAAGCATTTAAATCAGGTCCACCCACCCCTGTAGCAAATGTGGCTGGTTCCAGACTCATCGTGGGTCCAGGCAGTACCCAAAATGGCCGAAAATACGTCCACATACAAACACAGTCAACACTGGTTCATAAAGTTAAGTcataaaactatatttataaataaaaaggcATTTCCTTGATAAAAGAGTAGTGTGAAAGACATGGTAAGAATTTGTATCCTATACATTGCAACAGGACAAACTAAAAATGCTGGCGTTATCAGAAGAAAATGTACTTATGTAGTGTAAGCGGGCGGCTCATGTTTAGCACAGATCAACTACATAcatgataaaaacaaaataacattccGACAGTAAGGTCTGTGATGCtcttgaatgacattttttctcaaGCAAATATTTAAAGTCTGAACAAGATTAGTGTTCGATACAGCTTTGTTCATGTTAGAGGTAAGACCTGGACATGTGTGGGGAGGGACGAGGGGAGGGACGAGGGGAGGGGGTTAGGAAGGCAGGCAAGAGGGAAGAGcaaagagaaaaacaaatgaaaaacatccaTGTGAAAAGCGCTGAGTCATCCTCCCCATCTGTCTGTTTCCACCAACTCCCTCCCTCTCTTGGTCTTTGTCCGAGCACAAACTCTTCCCCACTGACGGGCGGAAACTGACAGGCGCTTTGGTTCCATcttgggtggggggtgggatgtttttttttcttcactgaaGAAAGTATGGCCACAACTAATGAAGAAGAGAAGCACAAAAGAGGaggaacatgtttttttctcacacaGCACACACAGGACTGATTGCATCCATGCTTTAGGAATCTCGGCCTTGAAATACAGCTGATGCAATCTTCACACCCAATCTGCTACTCTTTCATCTGATCGCCCTCTGACCCGAGTCACATGACATCTACAAAGAACTCTCCAGCGTTGCCCACAGCCATTCGCAGGGACTGGCGTGATGCAGTGAGCTCAGGGGGGACCGAGGCCAGTTCCCTGCCCGGCGGGGCCCCGGGGGCCGCCGTTGACAGATGCGGCGGCTGCGGGGGCAAGCCGGGCGGCCCGTAGATGAGGCCTTGCCCGTAGGCTAACGAATGCGAGTTGGCACTGCGGTGGCTCAAGGAGCTGCGCACACTTCGCTCGCTAGGGGGAGCCACGGAGCGCTCGCTGGGAGCTCGGTGGCTCCTGATCTCTGGTTCGCTCCCGCTGCCGCCAGATTTCCGCCCTTCGTTCTTGCTGCAGTTGGAACCGCTGCTTTCTGTGGAGCGAGTAGAGCAGACAGCGGTTATTAGCCACACATAAATCATTGACTAACATGGGCTGCTTGCTCCCAGCAGGGTGCCAGTAAAGGAAGCCACACTGAACTGACCTACTTTTCAGAGATGACATGCTTTCACAATACGGCAACACAAAGAAAGACCTCTCATTTTCACACAAGATCCTAGTGGATCTTTAATGCCCAACACCAAAACAACAGCACAGGCTAACCCTTATGCTATACTTTATGCCTGATGGGATAACAGCGAGGCAGGATGTGCGAGCGGGCTCTGTACATACTGGCTGTTACTTAAGCAAACAGCTGCAACCACAATGTCTGACTTTCCACTTCTGCATggtgaataaatacataaaatactgGTTGGCAGACGGGAGGGGGTGCTGCAGAGATGTTGGTGGGTGTTAATATTTGTGTGCTCCTAACAGAGGAAGGCTGTGTTCTTTTATGACTTTGAAGACAGTAACTGTAAACATGCTTCACTGGACCATTCCTGCATTCAGAGACACCAAcaccatgggtgtccaaacttctACAAACCCAAGGATGCAAGGGTCcattattacaatttaaaaaagggACGGTTCTAGAGTATcatcccttgagaagatataataaaatgagtGTACTTCACCCACCGCTGTGCTGGCTTCCTGCACTACCGGCAGCCGGCCCACCATGGAAGGGCTGCGACAGGTCATACGGGTGAGGGATGGGGAACTGGTAGGGCAGAGGCAGAGGCCACGGAGCTGCCCCGGGGTGAGGCAGAGGAGGGAGGGTATCCTGATCTGAGGCGCCCCCACTTGAACCGTCGTGGTCATGGAGAGACAGGTGGGTCATATCTGAGGGAGAAATGAACATGAACGATTTTGGGTTGCGACTCAGGATCGatcgatatatcgggccgatatttgtgttttttccttgtatcggtcgATACGtgtgtgggttcgccgatgtatttttccaccgcatgatttacagtcaggcatccgccggggcagctttgtgttgcattaaatttaaatgtttaaacatgagacctgtaatatttgttatcatggtcattttttcatgtaaattgagggatcaaaagcagtatcggccacaaatatcggcccaagcaaaataggccatcggctaagggtgatggaaaaaaatcggcatcgcccccaaaaaaaacatatcagtcGATCGGCGTGTTTTCCTGAGGAGTCCACTTACTGCCACACAGGTCTCCAAACACGTAGTAGCACTGCTCGGAGAAGGTGATCTTGTTGACAGTGTGTCGGATGTAGCCGGCCTTCAGTAAGTTGCTGGCATATTTACGGGCTTCTCTGCGGTCTGTAAAGCCTTCCACGTGATGGAAGAGCCAGTCCACCACATCAGATcctaacaaaacaaaaggacATAAGCATTTACAGGTTTAAAAATGAACACTGGAACACCAAGGCCTGCTTTTCCACTTGTACCAATAAAGGCATTTGCGATGGTGATCTTCAGCCACATCCTGTCTCGCACTTCCAGGCCTGACtctggacatgccatggccttAGCAACAGTTGCCATGTCGGTGTGAATGGAGAGGTGGAAGTCATCAAATCCTGGGAGGATGCAGAGGACACAGAGATGCAGTGTTTTTAAGTCTTTGTTTTCTTCCTTTCAGTGggtgaatgaatgtaaacacgCTGGTCTGCTTTAGAAATCATCATAAATAATGTTTGCTTTCCTGTGGCCTGGATTCAACAGGGAATCAAATGGATTATACTCGCTTTGTTGAACTTGGACTTCAATCTTGACAACACCTCCAAGCCGTTTAGTAACCTCTAGAATGGAATGTCCTCCCTCAAACACCGATACAGACACACTTACCCATTCAAGGTCTCTTGTTTTGTGAAAGATTCGATTTTTGGTAATTAGGGATTCCCCTCCAGTGGCTACTAAACTGCTTCTAGGGTTAAGGTTGAAAGATTTACTGAAAATAGCCTTTATACCATAAGACTATATCCATCTCAGGAGAGCtttctgcttgtgtgtgtgtgtgtgtgtgtgtgtgtgtgtgtttagactGATGCAATTTTCAGTAACAATAAAAGTGTTGGCATGACGTCTTTCACCTTTTCCCCTTCAGGTGTTAAAAATGGCATGGTTGCAGGCTGTGGACATATCCAAAGTATATTTTCAGCACTAAAGCAGAACAAGAACCCCAAGGAGAATATGAATAAATCAGGTCAAGCAAATGTCATGTGACAAAAGGGTGGAAAATACAGGTCCAGTCAAAGATTACAGGGAAGATGAAAGTTGTGACTTGTGGCTGACTTTGGACATGTGTTACCGAGCAGATGGATGGTAGCTGTGGGCTGAACACAATCAAATCTGGAGCACAGACTAGTCGCTGGAATGCAGTGAGAGAGCAGAGCGCTGCAAGATTTACTAGCATGTCAGAAGGGGGATATTGGTGTTGCTGAAATTGGGTAGGTCGGTGTGTGGAGGGTGCACTCACATGTTCAAGAATAAAGGTGCAAAGGTTGagcaattacaaaaaaaatggaacgAGAAAGGCAAGGGAGACTGGTGAAAAGTCTTCACATGCCGATGACAATGGGACTTACGTTCAGTTTCTGGAATGGAGCTGCTGATGGAGGAGCTGGTGGACGTGACGGTGCTCATGGAGGGGCTCATGCCGTAAGGGGGATACACCCCAGTCATTGCTGCGGTATGAGACACCCAGGCAGCAGGATCAATTGGTCGAATTGGCTCACCTGTAGAATTAAAGTACGGTTAGTGAGATGACAAACTAGACAGATGAAAACCAAAATTGGCACTCACTTCTCGGCAGAGCAAAGCAGCTCCGTGGGTTTGGATCCCAGCATTTGGCCACAGTCAGAGTTATGGGACTggtaacacacaaacacaacatttacACATATTGTGCTCAAACATGTGATAATTAGTCCCAACTAGTGTTCATGTCTTTTGATGAGCATGTGGATGTTACCCAGGCTTGTGCACAATGTCCCTCAGCACTCGAACTGCATCATCGTTGCTCATGTTCTCAAAGTTGATATCGTTCACCTGCAGGGAACCCACAAAAAGACAACAAGGTTCAACATGACAGTCATCT
Proteins encoded in this region:
- the LOC131126310 gene encoding segment polarity protein dishevelled homolog DVL-3-like translates to MGETKIIYHLDDQETPYLVKLSVPADKVTLADFKNVLKKPNYKFFFKSMDDDFGVVKEEISDDNAKLPCFNGRVVSWLVSGDGAHTDAGSAGSVADLEAAPPLERTGGIGDSRPPSYHGKAASGRDSLDNDTETGSVVSQRREREKPRRKHSDHGGRQNGYSSRAAGRGVTEYDSCSSFMSSELESTSCFDSEDDDATSRFSSSTEQSSSRLMRRHRRRRRKPKASNLDRSSSFSSITDSTMSLNIITVTLNMEKYNFLGISIVGQSNERGDGGIYIGSIMKGGAVAADGRIEPGDMLLQVNDINFENMSNDDAVRVLRDIVHKPGPITLTVAKCWDPNPRSCFALPRSEPIRPIDPAAWVSHTAAMTGVYPPYGMSPSMSTVTSTSSSISSSIPETERFDDFHLSIHTDMATVAKAMACPESGLEVRDRMWLKITIANAFIGSDVVDWLFHHVEGFTDRREARKYASNLLKAGYIRHTVNKITFSEQCYYVFGDLCGNMTHLSLHDHDGSSGGASDQDTLPPLPHPGAAPWPLPLPYQFPIPHPYDLSQPFHGGPAAGSAGSQHSESSGSNCSKNEGRKSGGSGSEPEIRSHRAPSERSVAPPSERSVRSSLSHRSANSHSLAYGQGLIYGPPGLPPQPPHLSTAAPGAPPGRELASVPPELTASRQSLRMAVGNAGEFFVDVM